Proteins encoded by one window of Bacillus sp. HMF5848:
- the ablB gene encoding putative beta-lysine N-acetyltransferase, translating to MTPPYETKKFKTSQYEVQLFLDYFNERLRVDDYRGNVQDIVKTLDPILSQHNFKKLIFFARSEHFHTLLSLQFELEAIIYGFFNGSDNYIMTRFADDARRTSSQWVKEDGILEAVRSARPSAASDIPKKYVFRKATKVDAHALSELYGKVFAVYPTPVTEAAYVKKMIEGGTVFYVVECGGQLVSAASADINETLHHAELTDCATLYEHRKYGLIKQLLKQLEDELKQRGIYCAFSIARALSYGMNAALHQLGYCYTGRLTNNCYIFDKLEDMNVWVKDLSR from the coding sequence ATGACCCCACCTTACGAAACGAAAAAATTTAAAACATCTCAATACGAAGTACAGCTGTTTCTTGACTATTTCAATGAGCGACTGCGTGTTGACGATTATCGCGGCAACGTGCAAGACATTGTCAAAACACTCGACCCAATCCTTAGTCAACATAATTTCAAAAAGCTAATTTTCTTTGCGCGTTCAGAGCATTTTCACACGTTATTGTCGCTACAGTTTGAGTTAGAGGCAATTATATATGGCTTTTTCAATGGATCTGATAATTACATCATGACTCGGTTCGCAGACGATGCGAGGAGAACGAGCTCACAATGGGTGAAGGAGGATGGGATTCTCGAAGCAGTTCGATCAGCGCGACCGAGCGCCGCCTCCGATATTCCGAAAAAATACGTGTTTCGCAAAGCGACGAAGGTAGATGCCCATGCGCTGTCGGAGCTGTACGGTAAGGTGTTCGCGGTGTATCCGACGCCTGTGACAGAGGCGGCTTATGTAAAAAAAATGATCGAAGGGGGGACCGTGTTTTATGTGGTCGAATGTGGGGGACAGCTAGTGAGCGCGGCGTCAGCGGATATAAATGAAACGCTGCATCATGCGGAGTTAACGGACTGTGCGACGTTGTATGAGCATCGCAAATATGGGTTGATTAAGCAGCTTCTTAAGCAGCTGGAGGATGAACTAAAGCAGCGCGGGATTTATTGTGCGTTCTCAATCGCTCGGGCGCTATCGTATGGGATGAATGCGGCGCTTCACCAACTAGGGTATTGCTACACGGGACGCTTGACGAACAATTGCTATATTTTTGATAAGCTCGAGGATATGAATGTGTGGGTGAAGGATTTGAGTCGCTAA
- a CDS encoding M20 family metallo-hydrolase — MIKERLLADFETSLDHSGVSGERLAQRLAEIASIGYTEDGGSRRIGFSQEEKHAKQLVAQWMKDAGLEVREDGAGNIFGRCTGTVLTLPAIMSGSHLDSVPNGGHFDGPLGVIAALEVVEAWRTNGYKPARTFEVVVFSDEEGARFNGGLLGSQAMMGQVNRDEITRLVDIEGQPFSDVIRTYGLNEDEFFNSQRDMSEIATFIEVHIEQGKRLEKENLPVGIVTGIAGPCWMEVTFKGAAGHAGNTPMNDRQDALLAASKFVVALNSLPHKVSPTAVATVGKLDVSPNGANVIAGEVKLIVDIRDIHTNSRDALVELAIEELKKIDDVTVTWEEKIRIEPVPVQDDMLDKLTSSVKANNITPYYLPSGAGHDAMIVGAKIPIAMLFVKSKEGISHNPKEWTMLNDCVHAVHVLKHFVENY, encoded by the coding sequence ATGATTAAAGAACGTTTACTTGCAGACTTTGAAACATCACTAGACCACTCTGGCGTGTCGGGAGAGCGACTCGCCCAACGACTCGCCGAAATCGCCAGCATCGGCTACACCGAGGATGGAGGCTCGCGCCGAATCGGCTTTTCACAAGAAGAGAAGCACGCTAAGCAATTAGTCGCACAATGGATGAAGGACGCTGGACTTGAAGTACGAGAAGACGGAGCAGGCAACATATTCGGAAGATGCACGGGGACGGTTCTCACTCTGCCAGCAATTATGTCGGGCTCACATCTTGATAGCGTGCCAAACGGTGGTCATTTTGACGGGCCACTAGGTGTCATCGCGGCACTTGAAGTAGTCGAAGCGTGGCGCACTAATGGCTACAAACCTGCACGCACCTTTGAAGTTGTTGTGTTTTCTGACGAAGAAGGTGCTCGCTTCAATGGAGGTCTACTCGGTAGTCAAGCTATGATGGGACAGGTGAACCGTGACGAAATCACTCGCCTAGTCGATATCGAAGGTCAGCCCTTTAGCGACGTCATTCGTACGTACGGATTAAATGAAGATGAGTTCTTTAACAGTCAACGAGACATGAGTGAGATCGCCACTTTCATTGAGGTTCATATTGAGCAAGGCAAGCGCCTCGAAAAAGAAAACCTTCCTGTTGGCATTGTCACTGGAATTGCTGGACCTTGCTGGATGGAAGTAACGTTCAAAGGCGCAGCTGGTCACGCTGGCAACACACCGATGAACGACCGCCAGGATGCTCTGCTGGCAGCAAGTAAATTCGTTGTGGCGCTAAACAGTCTGCCGCACAAGGTAAGTCCGACTGCCGTCGCAACCGTCGGTAAGCTTGATGTGTCACCGAATGGAGCCAACGTTATCGCCGGTGAAGTAAAGCTCATCGTCGACATTCGCGATATCCACACAAACTCACGAGACGCCCTCGTCGAGCTTGCGATTGAAGAACTGAAGAAAATTGACGACGTCACTGTTACGTGGGAGGAGAAAATCCGAATTGAGCCCGTTCCCGTGCAGGACGATATGCTGGATAAACTAACGTCCTCGGTGAAGGCAAATAACATCACACCGTACTACTTGCCAAGCGGAGCTGGCCATGATGCAATGATTGTCGGCGCAAAAATTCCCATTGCTATGCTTTTTGTGAAAAGTAAAGAAGGCATCAGCCACAATCCAAAAGAGTGGACAATGCTAAACGACTGCGTGCACGCGGTTCACGTCCTAAAGCATTTTGTCGAGAATTACTAG
- a CDS encoding sigma-54-dependent Fis family transcriptional regulator, which produces MFLKSYETKQMLEAILGTIDEAIHAVDSDGITIFYNKVAAAHDGLEIGHVLGKHVLEVFPSLNSHTSTLLKVIETGQPIYQQAQTYKNNKGQLIDTVNTTLPIKIGGRTIGAVEIAKDLSRVKQLAQKLLELQEKVVNQTAKPTTTSGAKYNWDDFITASNEMEQVKAYARRAANSSSPIMIYGETGTGKELLVQSIHNASARRKGPFIAQNCASLPESLLESILFGTKKGSFTGAVDRAGLFELAHGGTLFLDEIHAMPLDFQTKLLRVLEDGVIRRVGGTESYVVDVRVIVAMNEHPQLCIEKQQLRSDLYYRLNVFFIEIPPLRKRLGDIPILTYHFIKKYNYLFNKLVIDIDDDVLSYLESHSWPGNVRELEHAIEYAMNMCDGDTIVMAHLPHVVTRALGEKITIQPLKLAVEQTERNLIQQALRIANGNVLKAATILKIPRQTLQYKMKKYGEQ; this is translated from the coding sequence ATGTTTTTGAAATCGTATGAAACAAAACAAATGCTTGAGGCAATCCTCGGTACTATTGATGAGGCCATCCATGCGGTGGACTCTGATGGTATTACGATTTTTTACAACAAAGTGGCGGCGGCGCATGATGGGCTTGAGATTGGGCATGTACTAGGAAAACACGTGTTAGAGGTATTTCCGTCGTTAAATAGTCACACGAGTACGCTGCTTAAGGTGATCGAAACAGGTCAGCCCATATATCAACAGGCGCAGACGTACAAAAATAACAAAGGACAACTGATAGATACAGTGAACACGACACTGCCTATTAAAATCGGTGGTCGCACTATTGGAGCTGTTGAAATCGCAAAGGATTTATCACGCGTGAAGCAACTCGCACAGAAATTGCTTGAGCTGCAGGAGAAAGTCGTGAATCAAACCGCCAAACCAACCACCACATCAGGTGCTAAATACAATTGGGACGATTTTATCACAGCATCTAACGAGATGGAGCAGGTTAAAGCGTATGCTAGGCGTGCGGCAAACAGCTCGTCGCCGATTATGATATATGGGGAAACAGGAACAGGGAAAGAGCTCCTTGTTCAGTCGATTCATAATGCCTCGGCGAGGCGAAAGGGGCCGTTCATTGCACAAAATTGTGCGTCACTGCCAGAGTCCTTATTAGAAAGTATTTTGTTTGGGACGAAGAAGGGGAGCTTTACAGGAGCTGTTGATCGTGCGGGATTATTTGAGCTTGCCCATGGTGGCACGCTTTTTTTAGATGAGATACATGCGATGCCGCTCGATTTTCAAACGAAGCTATTGCGCGTGTTAGAGGATGGTGTTATTCGCAGAGTAGGCGGGACCGAGTCGTACGTTGTGGATGTGCGAGTCATTGTCGCGATGAATGAGCATCCGCAACTATGCATTGAGAAACAGCAACTGCGTTCGGATCTTTATTACCGTTTAAATGTTTTTTTTATTGAAATTCCGCCATTGCGAAAGCGACTTGGTGATATTCCCATTCTCACATACCATTTTATAAAAAAATATAATTATCTATTTAACAAACTCGTCATTGATATCGATGATGATGTCCTTTCGTACCTTGAGAGTCACTCGTGGCCAGGGAATGTGCGTGAGCTTGAGCATGCGATTGAGTATGCAATGAATATGTGCGATGGTGACACGATTGTGATGGCACACCTGCCTCACGTCGTAACGCGTGCACTTGGTGAAAAAATAACAATTCAACCTCTTAAATTAGCAGTCGAGCAAACCGAACGGAACCTTATCCAACAAGCTCTGCGCATTGCAAACGGCAATGTGTTAAAAGCAGCTACCATTTTAAAAATTCCGAGACAAACGCTGCAATATAAAATGAAGAAATATGGGGAGCAGTAG
- a CDS encoding CAP domain-containing protein: MRKILVGFILSIVFMTTVVSAESSLPVDQYMDFKSDEYWTPAVTWAVERGIMNGYVEEKLLKPYNPLTQAQYMAMLTRFLAKDELADANAAYTDSWASGVYYVANRYNLFLKDGLHDGTLNQPITRGDTAKLLAEAVSGKRMTQKDAIQWLYDNNLSTGYKDESGVYPKTYASYRPHDTLKRAQGVVFLFRYLQSGLPQTIQHVKVHDALYELGKDAVVTIGMTKQEVDDKLGEAQRVTTSEIGYEWYTYHENYRNFIMVGMLDERVVATYTPSVSMYSKVAVGLTIQDVEDFLLAGKGTYTGGFKDKTYHANEDQSVFLFYDKHEDYKLTGVFIEKTDMGRYSDYKKDIQDDFELQVFDITNAIRKEADLATLEWDGRAKESAYAHSLDMALNQYFAHTNLDGLSPFDRMKAEGIHYRSASENIAAGYRNAVFVVEGWMNSSGHRKNILSSMSEYLGVGVAFTDQGYQYYYTQNFFSK, from the coding sequence ATGAGAAAAATTTTAGTAGGATTTATTCTATCGATCGTGTTTATGACAACTGTAGTTTCGGCTGAATCTTCGTTGCCGGTTGATCAGTATATGGATTTCAAGTCTGATGAATATTGGACTCCAGCTGTGACGTGGGCAGTTGAGCGCGGTATCATGAATGGGTACGTGGAAGAAAAGTTACTGAAGCCATACAACCCGTTAACTCAAGCCCAGTACATGGCTATGCTGACGCGGTTTTTAGCAAAGGATGAACTAGCAGACGCCAATGCTGCATATACAGATAGTTGGGCAAGTGGCGTTTACTATGTTGCTAACAGGTATAACTTATTTTTAAAAGACGGATTGCATGACGGCACTCTTAATCAGCCTATTACTAGAGGAGACACTGCGAAACTATTAGCAGAGGCTGTGTCAGGGAAACGAATGACACAGAAGGATGCTATTCAGTGGTTGTATGACAATAATTTATCGACTGGCTATAAGGATGAAAGTGGGGTTTATCCGAAAACATATGCATCCTATCGTCCACACGATACATTGAAGCGAGCACAAGGTGTTGTGTTTTTATTTCGTTATTTGCAAAGCGGATTGCCTCAGACGATACAGCATGTAAAAGTGCATGATGCATTGTATGAATTAGGCAAAGATGCAGTTGTAACAATTGGCATGACAAAACAAGAAGTAGATGATAAATTAGGTGAAGCGCAACGAGTGACAACGAGTGAAATAGGATATGAATGGTACACGTATCATGAAAACTATCGAAATTTTATTATGGTAGGCATGTTAGATGAGCGCGTGGTAGCCACGTATACTCCATCAGTGTCGATGTATAGTAAAGTGGCGGTTGGTCTGACTATTCAGGATGTTGAGGACTTTCTTTTAGCTGGAAAAGGGACATATACAGGAGGCTTTAAAGACAAAACCTATCACGCCAACGAGGATCAATCTGTTTTTCTTTTTTACGATAAGCATGAGGATTATAAATTAACAGGTGTGTTTATTGAGAAAACAGACATGGGACGCTATTCTGATTATAAAAAGGACATACAAGATGACTTTGAATTACAAGTGTTTGATATTACGAATGCCATTCGGAAAGAGGCAGACCTTGCTACTCTTGAATGGGATGGTCGTGCAAAGGAATCAGCCTATGCCCACAGTTTAGATATGGCATTGAATCAGTACTTTGCTCATACGAATTTGGACGGGTTATCTCCGTTTGATCGCATGAAGGCGGAAGGTATCCATTATAGGAGTGCCTCAGAAAATATTGCTGCTGGTTATCGTAATGCGGTATTTGTCGTAGAAGGATGGATGAATTCGTCCGGTCATCGTAAAAATATTTTGTCTAGTATGAGCGAGTACTTAGGCGTCGGGGTTGCTTTTACTGATCAAGGGTATCAATATTATTACACACAAAACTTTTTTTCAAAATGA
- the mscL gene encoding large conductance mechanosensitive channel protein MscL, with protein sequence MWQEFKKFALKGNVVDLAVAVIIGGAFNKIVKSLVDNILMPLVGTLLGGVSFEDLKVTVGDAEILYGVFIQSVVDFFIIAFSIFVFVKVYRKLERKEEQKGAKPETQEDLLRQIRDLLRQ encoded by the coding sequence ATGTGGCAAGAGTTTAAGAAGTTTGCATTGAAAGGAAATGTAGTAGACCTTGCAGTTGCAGTTATTATCGGAGGCGCATTTAATAAAATTGTGAAGTCGCTCGTTGACAATATTCTCATGCCGCTCGTTGGAACGTTGCTTGGTGGTGTAAGTTTTGAGGATTTAAAAGTGACAGTTGGTGATGCGGAAATCCTATACGGCGTTTTCATTCAAAGTGTGGTGGACTTCTTTATTATTGCGTTCTCTATTTTTGTGTTTGTAAAAGTTTACCGCAAGCTAGAGCGCAAGGAAGAACAAAAAGGCGCAAAGCCAGAGACGCAGGAAGATTTGCTGAGACAAATTCG